AAAGGGTGATATTAGAGTCTGTATTTTTAAAGCAGCGGCTAGATAGTTGATTCAGAATAAGTTTGCCATTGTTGTTGCTCTGGCTAAATGGTAGCATTTGTTGAGCCTGCAGGGGCATGAAATCAACACCGCTGTCATGATAAGTgatatgaaattaaaaaaaaaattacattatgaaataaaaagtgGAATAATATTGTGGTAATATGTCATTATAAAACACTTAATAATAATAGCTTGACTTTTAATAATTTCTTAAATTATTTCACAAATTATGGTTTAATTTACAGTTTTTACACAGTTTCATCATGTGATTCTTTATTCTATAGTTACGTaagtattttttcttcttttttccctccTTTTTACCACGCTTGTTAAGTATTAACATCAAACACACAGCAGGGTCTCATTACTGCTGCTTTCCTAACCGAGATCTGtttcctgcccagggactacagatgtaaatcagcacatagCTGCTACTGATACAGCTAAGAAGATGTGCACTGTCTCTATTACataaatacattacatacagaCTATAAAACTACATGAAAGCAGATGTAAATTCATTGCAGCAGGTTTTATTGATATTCCAACCTGTATTAATCTTTAAGGGTATGATGTAAAAGCAAGGAGCCTTAGGATGGGCAACACAGGTAGAACATCTGAGATAAAGGCCacagcaataaaaaaacaatgcagggTGATATCATCATTACAACACACCTATGTAATGTaacaggagaggaaaaaaatagTATTCAGTGCCATGTGAGGTGAAAAAAGAAACTTCAGATACATGAAGAAATATTTTAGGAGGAATGAAGAGCCACTAATTATGTAAGTTATACAATACAATTATCTGTTCAGGGCTGTGTCTCATTGTTAATGTCGTCTCCGCCACCAGCAATCTTGGTTATCTGTTGTCAAGGGTCTGTGCCTGCTGCACGACCGGAGCCACAGCACAGGCTTGATATGAAGTGTTATGACGAAAGCAATTTCCATAGAGACAGCTCTGCCTGCTTGCTTGTTTAGCTGCAGACTGACCAGTAATGTGCCTTTATTTATGATACTGTGACTGATTGCAATAAAAACACCGGGCGAAACCACACAAACCACAAAATCACATTCAATTAGAAGATTCAAACAGGTTCGACTAATCTCCACAGACCCAACTTTTACACTCCGTGGCTACACAAGAGGTCCTTCAAAATCAATGAAAAATCCAATCAGTCTTTCTAAAAGTCCATCCGACGTTTTAGGCACCACATGGATATTTATGGCGAGGAAAAGGTCATACAGATGAAATTACAGACTAGCTGTCTGTCTCAACAGTGCCATCATGTGTCCAGTCAACCACAGATTGAGACGCAAACAGGAATACATCCCTTTGTACCGCTATAAAAACAGTCTCCTCGTACAGGTGGATAAAAGAAAGACTTAATTCAGGCACAGCTGGTCTGCAAACTATCCCAATGCTGTCAGTGAAAAGATGACAACAGAAGTGCTGAGATACAAACACTGAACATCAATAAATGTGAAATTAAAGATACAGCGCAGACAAAAGGTGATGTGAAGTCAAATTCTGAATAAGTTAACAGTATgtgtaaaaagaaaagcatcataTCCCTAAGCTGCATGACAGGTGTTTTTCCAAGGCATCCCTTTCTTTACAGTCTTTAAGCTCATAGTAATTAGTGTTAAAAGTAGCAGTCCCAGGATGATTTTTTCCTGGTTGACTCAGTCACATGAATCACCCTGCCTCCCTCCTGGGTTTGCTAAAAGACCACCAAACCATCAACTCTCAACATTTCCCATCAGCGTTGCCACACTCCTCTGCACTCATTAGTGTCAAAACAGAGAGCAGATGCTGTGGTTACCACCTGTTGAAACACAGTGTATTTTATATCTGTCTGCACTGTAAATCAAGATCAACAGTAGTAGTTTTACTCATCTGACTGGCTGACCTTTTCTTCATTTCAGACAAATGACAGGAATGTGTAATATATGCATcatcagagagacacacagcgGCATTAAAATGCATCAGATATGATCACAGCATCAGCCTCATTGTCTTACCTTTCATTTGGTTCAACTGGGTATGCAGCGGGGATCTCTCTGTCAGAAGTCCACTTATCATGGAagatctcctcctcctcctacccGACCTCTATCAGCTCCCCttttttgttctctctctctctgtggcgTAGAGGGAATAGGAGCGCAGCCACAGGTGGCAGAAACTACAGATGCAGTGGCTACAATGGACGTACAATGCAAAGAAAGGAAAGGTAGgcaggagctgcagcagcagttcAATCAAGTACAGCAACATGTGGTTGCAAAAACTGTTTCATTTAATCTCCACCTccccttttcctcctcttccctgtggaggctggagTTTGAGGgctttgacagagagagagagagagagagagagagagagagagagaaagagagagagacagacagacagacagacagagagagagaagggggaggtGTGGGGGGGGCTGAGACAGAGGGTCCAGTTCTTCCAATAAACATCCCCCTTCCCATCAGATGCGCATTCGAAGCATCAGCAGCACCCACTCACTCCAGCAGCCCTCCCTGACATCGATGACAGGAACCATTCAGGCATCCTTTATATTAGCCATGGAATCAGAGTATATTACATGGACACTAACACCAGAGTGGAAAAAAAGGCTCAGAGGGACAGCAGTACATGGCTCCCTCGTATAACCTATGATTTCTCTCTCTTCCGCTCTCCGGTGTGATTGGAAAAACTCCTAATGTTTTAAATCAATGTAGGCGCTTGGCTGTCTCTATGTTTTTGTGATCACTTGGTTTGATCCATCTGTTTTCTTGCGAGGTTACCATGACAattaatatgtttaatatgtGTCATCAATTTGGTGGCCGTgaaaatatactgtagatggtgtgtgtgtgtgtgtgtgtgtgtgtgtgtgtgtgtgtgtgtgtggaggttgGCTCAGCATCCGCCTCCAAATTGAATTAACTTGCAGCCAATAAAACCAGGTCTGCACACCCACCTCCGTTCCCTCATTCCCTATCCCTCTCACCGTCTATCTGTTTCTCAACCTCTCAAACATGGTCACACAccaactaacacacacacacacacacacacacacacacacacacgcgcacaaacacacacacacacacacacacacacacacacatatgccacggctctttcactttctctctgtctcacagcAACCAAATTCCACTTAAATGTGCAGGTTATTGTTTTAGTAGCAAATGGTGACACAAGTGACTTTGAGCTATAGGGCTGCGGTTTCATTATAGAtgtagattattttcttgattatttGTTCTATAATTTGTTAGAAAATAGTGACAATTGACCGAAAACATTCCTAAAGCTCAAGGTGATGTAAGGAAATTGCTTAAGAAAGCTTAGCAGCGCTTATACCTGTTGAGGAAACTTAGAGCTTTTAGTGTCAGCAAGGACATTTTAACTGTGGCTTACCAGTCACTCATTGAATCCATACTCACTTTCAATATCTTAGCCTGGTACAATGCCCTCACcatcaaacacaaaacaaaacttgCACAAATGGgcacccagatagctcagttggtagagcaggcgcccatatatagaggtttactcctcaacgcagcgggcccaggttcgactccgacctgctgccctttgctgcgtgtcattcccccctctctcttcagcTGTCAAAGATATGATTTGGGatatgcccaaaaaaaaaaaaaaaaaaaaaactttgctgGCCTGAATAACAAATCAGGCCAGCAAGATAATAGGCTCACCCCCAACCCCCCTAACAGAACTTCACACCAGTCAGTACTCAGGAAAGCCACTATAATCACACAGGATCCCACCCACCCCCTTCACCAATCCTTTCAGTTACTGCCATCGGGTCAACGCTATAGGGTCACACATTAAGAAATCCTTCCTCATCCCCACTGCCATCAGCACACTAAACAGCCAAACATAGATGGCATCCAACAGCTCCACTCAGGCTTCTTCTTGCTCTATTTTGGCATTTTGTACATTGCACAGTCAATGTTTGTGATACTGTTTCTATATGTATCTTTTATGTTCATATATGTATCTTATGTCATTTGAGCTTGCCCTGTCAAAGGCAAATTTCTGTCACCTGTGacagacaataaagtttttCTTATCTtaaataaattgattgattgaagacaaagaaaacaagcaaatcCTCGTAttagagaagctggaaccagagaatgttaCTTTAACGATCGACTCACCCATTAGTCAACTAATTGTCTCAGCTCTGTGGTGAACAGTGAGTCCCATCCAACATGAGGCAATCAAGTATGTTCTTAATTAATGTGGTGAACAGGAAGTTCTGATGAATGTTTTacgtgttttaatgttttaattctCTTCCCACGTCAAGCACTGAGTTCATCTGCTGTGTatcagagctgaaacaattagtcaattggcagaaaatgtatctgcaagttatttttcaagcacaaatgccaaacattttccCAGTTTCCCAGCTCTTCAAATGTGAGGGATTTGTTGCATTTCCTCTTCTTTTGTGATAATAAATGGAATATGTTTAGGTTTGGGACTGTTGGTCAACAAAACTTCAATTTCAAGATGTCACCTGGGATTTTGTGatggacattttatagaccaaacaattaatcaacaaataaataaaacatctaacatctaaataaaagtGGAATGTTGCCTTTAACCTTGCTACTATATGGAAAATAATAATCAATCATCAAAAAAATAACAGGCAGAATAatggataatgaaaataatcattagttgcagccctactgtgaAAAAAGctatgataatgaaaataaatatttatacatcgcttttttcaatactttacATGTCACGACAAAACGAAAGGCCTACAAATAAACTTTAATATGAacttgaaaacacttcaactcATACAGATTCATATAGAATCAAGAATACAACTGGGAGTGATATGAGGAAACTAAATATCAAAACACTTCAGATGTCGTcaataaaaaataagatttatAACATACAAAGCAAgtttaaaatagaaaaataaatctgtTATAATACATATCTTGAGACTTTACTGTTTTTATAAAGATTAGATTGGTCAATTACCTTATCATGTAGTTGTTATGTACTGTATTCTATAATGGGTGTGTCAGCAGGTTCACTCAACAAACAGGGTGGGAATGCTACGCTGCGTTCATGTACACCTCATAAGCTTCGTAAATATAAGCTCTCATGCATTCAGGTGTTTCTTTTTCGTTctgaaaacaaataaacataggcattttgttttttagttgcATAAAGAAGatcatgaaaaaaagtaatgtacAGCTTATATCATTATAATTTTTAAATAGTCATTAAAGGGTAAACCCAGTTGTGAATAGGGGTTTTCTTTAAATTTCACCGCAAGCTATGCAACAATATTAATCTTAACATTAGCTGACGTTAAAGTAACTAGTAGCGTCCTATTTCTCTGCTTTTCATCACTTCGATTGGTTGCTTCTGGTAGACCCAGGTCTTACCAATTGCGATATTTCCGATGCGTCTGAAGGCAGCATCAGTGGTGTGGTCCAGCGGGTCGCGGTTGGTCCAGGTCAGGAGCAGCGGCACGTCGTCACTTCACTTTGACGCACATCATTCACGCTGACATCAAACTTTTGATAACAATTTGTTGTTTCTTTCGAAAGAAACGCACAATTAATGTTTGAAAATGTCCGAAGACTCGTGGGCGGTTGCTGTCGATGTTCAAGAAGCCACAAATCCATCCACACAGGTAAGTTTAAAAGTGACAAACGTCTCCAAAAGTCACATCAAACACGGGCTAACTAACTTGCTCATCGTTCGTTAGCAAGTTAGCCAAATGTGCTACTTATCTGCTTTACACACGCAGTTTGttgcatcattttttttttaagctaatAATGTATTTTCTCTGGACAGTTTGACTTCTCAAAGAAAGTTGAGCGAGTGCGTGGTCCTCGTAACATAAGAGGAGACATAAAtggtaactgttttttttttgttattataaacATCTTTTACCTAATCATTTTACCGTGTAACGTCAGTTGTGGTGGTTGACGATTTGTTGGTGTTTCCACCTGTGCAGGCAACATATTGCCAGAGAAGACTGAAAATGGAGATTCgaaaagagaagcagaaaaagTGGACCTCGCTGAACAGTCCCTGTTGAATAAGCTGATCCGCCGCTCTCTGGTGCGGAACAGAAACCAGGTGGAGGTCCTGCAGCGGGACCCCACCTCTCCTCTCTACTCCGTCAAGACATTTGAAGAGTTGAGACTGTGAGTTTGACATTGACTTTTAAACACatgcatgttgttgtttttttcctcctcacACACTTTGCTTCTTTGACTTGATGACCAATAGGAAACCTGAGCTGCTGAAAGGTGTGTACAACCTGGGTTTCAACAGACCATCCAGGATCCAGGAGAATGCCTTGCCCATGATGTTGGCACAGCCGTGAGTTCATTTTCATTTGGGAAATGAATTGTCAAAATtgttgacagacagacagacactttattgatccccaaggggaaattcaaggtcccagtagcttaaagacatcacacacaacatacacatacatcataaacaggatgatcaaagaacaaataacaaacaaacaaaaaatccacatgaataatatggacaataaaagaaaagatactaaataaaaaaaaatccacatgaatgtaccaAGGGATGTATAAacatgagacgcttgcagtgacagggcaggtaaggtgctctatggtaaggtgctctatgagagtgtgtgtcatggtgttagtgcaaataagtccaatagtgcaaggatatgtagacatagtaatataaaaactatagcagtgcaaggataagTTTTAacaaaagacagcattaaatatggtcATTATAAGGGAATAAAGTAAAGTAGAATTATTTTCCCAATTAACAGGAAAAATAGCAAGTATTTGCTGGTTTAAGTGATTTTAAATGTAAGGATGTGTTGATTTTCTCTCCCTTATTTCATTAAATTCAttatctttgcttttttttttttttttttttttttactattggTTTAATTAAATGAGGGACTTAAGAACATGACCTTGGATTCTGGGAAATTAATTGTCAGCCATTTTCATAATCAAGCAATTGTTAAAGTTGTTTATCAAGGAAAAATACTTTAATATTTTCTTGTTCAAGcctctaaaatgtgaggatttgatgCTCTTTATTTTTGAACGTTATGAATTGAACTTACTTGCATTTGTTTGACAAAATGAGCGACTTGACAACATCATCTTTGGACTctgggaaattacaatgtgtttttcattatttaattaatccAAAATATAATCCACAAAATAAGTAGTTGGGGCCCTATTTTGAAGGAATGTTAGAGGTAGAGCCACTCTTTACTTGACAGCACTTAATCGCTTATCAAGGAGTATTCAATTTAGGACTGCAACCAGGGGTGTAGCACAgcattctgggccctgtagaaaggcattttctatatTCCCCTCCCTGCATCCAAAGCTATTCAttttagcatctttttgggccctcctcacatgagggctagggctgaaacgattccttgagtaactcGAACAATTCGATTACAAAAcaatcctcgatgcaaaattctttgcctcgaagcttcgtttaatCAATGTAACTAACGTTTTACCGCTCACTGTTattccgcacggaggattacTACTAGCGCACAACAGGctgacgcttctgtggacacaagactGACAGCCGcagattacaaatgaaggaAGACAGTGAAAATAGTGAGGGGtctaaccgtggatttccacaggatgcagaacgtctgcggaacggctacgtgctccgccgtccgtcaatacccaccaggtccggatttgttgcgtaacggctgcggccagccgaccacgagatctcggaGTTAAcatatgttcgcgcgatataacaggatgtagtttctataaacagaaccacaaaaccaacaacagtttgtttccatccagaggagtagaggggaaacaactctgtgctgtgttttcaaggtgtagtgcaggaaaatatgacccgccgtgagcacggtgaattttattttgaaaagtaactttctttctAGTaagtttctgtgctcgacttcctgtcccgcacaatctgaattgtgctgaattgctgcggagctctccgtcgtccgtcaaaattagaagctctgtgtatctgctccggagggctgcggactgacggagctgggacggagtagggacgcagacgttctgcagtcagtgtaaatacacacattgactttaatggaaacctaatgactccgtcgacgttccggagacgttccgcagacgttccgcatccagtggaaattgccagtaagagaagagacaggcgagagaaaacgacagaaagtttgggatcatttaaagctgcaaacatgctgctacatcatctctgtagaaaacatccagtctactcatccattccacggagcaAACCCGACACAAGGCAACGtaaacgtctgctgctctcgtccaccgcgctgttttacacagCTACAGCACGcaactctgcaaatagcgatgttttacaaacaatttaaaacgaaagctgtcggtttgtagtctaactgtttattagtttgctactaatctttggaaacttagctgctgccggagacaaaccaGCCCCTGCCCCCTGGAgcatggctacttaatatgcacgtgaatgacgtcattgGACAATGCCGGTGATGTCTGcgttctttattctttctcctcactcagtattagccttcttaaaatgtggcccccagaacagtgtagatgaatagccctgctgtaagctttgtacagtcacatttacctgggcttagtgaacagctcttttgcatatccagcgcaaagagccagaggcaagaagggggtgaaaaagatcaacatttgggccaccaaaaatgtacttttttgggGGTCTTGGTGGCCCATGCGGCTGTGCTTAAAAAATATTAGCATCTATCCCTGTTATTGTATGcaatttggcaataaaaaatgttgctttttctaaaaaaattgtatatatacaaaagacaggtttcctttctttagtaaacagcaatagtaaatatattTACTATTGCGGTTTACTATaaagcaaaagtatttcttatccaattaatcgatggaataatcggtagaatactcgattactaaaagaatcgatagctgcagccctaatgagggccctgggtactcagtccccttttttccccccagtccgacgcccctgactgccactattattttcattatcaatcatTATTAATGAGTCCATTTGTATCTTTTAATTTAGACCCCAAGCTGCTGTTTTCAGATGACCTGTTTTGTTCAATCAAACACTCaatccaaaactcaaagatattcaagtgacagtaatataaaaaactgagaaaagcaGCCGATAACCTGAAACCAGCAAATGATTgatatttttgcttaaaaaatgacttgaaaGATGAATCGAACATCACAATTGTTGgcaaatcaactaatcgatgaCTAATCGTTTTAGCACTAATTCAACGAAATGCAGTTCAGTGCAGGATTTGGCTGTAGTGGATAGAATCTAGCACATTAAAGTGACTGAAACATAAATTCATAGTTCTTTTAATACATAAATATCCATGGTTTTGCTACTCTGGCCAACTAATTGTAAACTAGATTTGGTTCTATAAAGttgtacaataataataataataataataataataataataataataatgagaaCATGTAAAAACTAATTTGGCATGTAAATGGACTAGGGCTGTAATTAAGCCAATTATATTcttgattaattgtttggtctgtaataaattagaaaactgtgaaaaatggCCATGAAAAACTCCTAATGTCTGAGGTGACGTCAACAAACGTCTATAGTTTTCGGCATAATGAATAATGACTTAAATGATTAAGCGATTGTCAAAAATAGTTGCAAATAAATGTTCTGCTTATTGACTAATTGTTGCAGCCATAAAATGGACTGCAACTATTGTCCTCGCAGCAGttataaaaacatttctgtAATGTTTGTCAGTGATTTATtcccttgtttgtgtgtgtgtgtgtgtgtgtgtgtgtgtgttttctctctggCTGCAGACCTCAGAATCTGATCGCCCAGTCCCAGTCTGGCACGGGTAAAACTGCTGCTTTTTCTCTTGCCATGCTCAGCCATGTAAACCCAGACAATAAGTGGACCCAGGTAAGCATAACATGTAATCTGCTGAGCCAGCCAGTCTCCACATTCCGTTGTTGACGCTGATATGCACTCACCATTTCAAAACTGTTTGGTTCTTTCAGTGCCTTTGCATCGCGCCAACATATGAGCTCGCTCTGCAGATCGGCCAAGTAATCGAGCAAATGGGGGCATTGTGCCCTGATGTGAAACTGGCTTACGGCATTCGGGGCAACAGACGTAAGAATGTGACCGTAATTGTTATGACATCTGATACAATTGGCGGCAAAATGGTATTTCAAGTCGGTAGAGAGCCAGTGTTGGTTGTGTCACTGCGTGAAATTCTGCATTCTGTTCAGTGGAGCGAGGCGTGAAGTTGCAGGAGCAGATTGTCATTGGAACACCAGGCACAGTCCTCGACTGGTGCACCAAGTACAAGCTCATTGACCCCAAGAAGATTACGATGTTTGTGCTCGACGAGGCTGATGTGATGATCGCCACGCAAGGCCACCGGGACCAGAGCATTCGGATCCATAGGTGGGTTCCTCTCAGAGACACCTGCCCATTATAGCACCATGTCCaaaggcctgtaacaattactACACAATTATTTTACGTAATCGCCGTTTCTTTGTTCAACCGTTATctattgctaacattagctaaggtcctaaggggtatgactgttgatggtaattatcaattttatgttcatttaagaaacaaaattcaatgttttatgataataaagaggcgcgGTTTACTTCATAGCCTGCAtacctgtgttattacattatctggctCACATAaatgatataa
The genomic region above belongs to Sander lucioperca isolate FBNREF2018 chromosome 12, SLUC_FBN_1.2, whole genome shotgun sequence and contains:
- the zgc:193690 gene encoding ATP-dependent RNA helicase DDX19A, which produces MSEDSWAVAVDVQEATNPSTQFDFSKKVERVRGPRNIRGDINGNILPEKTENGDSKREAEKVDLAEQSLLNKLIRRSLVRNRNQVEVLQRDPTSPLYSVKTFEELRLKPELLKGVYNLGFNRPSRIQENALPMMLAQPPQNLIAQSQSGTGKTAAFSLAMLSHVNPDNKWTQCLCIAPTYELALQIGQVIEQMGALCPDVKLAYGIRGNRLERGVKLQEQIVIGTPGTVLDWCTKYKLIDPKKITMFVLDEADVMIATQGHRDQSIRIHRQLTKDCQMLLFSATFEDSVWRFAEQVVPDPNIIRLKREEETLDTIKQFYVLCREKEDKFTALCNLYGSLTIAQAMIFCHTRKMAAWLTANLTKEGHQVALLSGEMTVEQRAAVIDRFRNGKEKVLVTTNVCSRGIDVEQVSLVVNFDLPVDMDGNADNETYLHRIGRTGRFGRRGFAVNMVDSKHSMDVINQIEMHFNRRITKLDTSNLEEMENLIS